The segment GAGAGGGGAGACAAATTACAGACTCGCTGACAGGGCGTAGATCGCTTCGGTATCGAGAATCAGTTTGTTCGAAGTAAACAGTTGGGCGATGGCGGCTTTGTGCAGCTTCATCTTCAGCCCGCCAACACCGAGGGCACCGTAGCAGGTCACCTTGTTGCGCGAGACACCTGCATCCATCACTTCCACACCTTCAATACCCGTAGGTGGTACTGCATTCAGGTCAATCATCACCTTGATAGTGGAGGAGGCTTGCCAGAGCCGGGCATCGAGAATCTGTTTGCCTGCCGGGCCTGCTGCGATCACCAGTGCAGCGCGGTTTACTGCTTCGTTCAGCGGCGCTTCTTCCAATGGTACTGCGGAAACCTCAGCACTGGGTACTTTCTCCAAAACATGCTTCACGGCATCCTCTGCCTTCGACAATCGGCGGTTGGCGACTTGTACTACCGCCCCTGCCTGGGCTAACAATAGCGCTGCACGCACGCCGACAGCCCCTGCACCCATCACCAGTGCCGTGGTCTGCGGCAGATCGAGATGCCTCGTCGCTGATCGCACTGCCGCTGCTGCTGTGGTGTTGGAACCATTGGGATCGAGCATGATCGAAACCGACAGGCCAAACTGAGGCAGCAGATGCTGTTTGGCTTCAGCCAGCAGCGTCTCCGCCTGGGCGACATCCGAACCGC is part of the Planctomycetia bacterium genome and harbors:
- a CDS encoding bifunctional NADP-dependent methylenetetrahydromethanopterin dehydrogenase/methylenetetrahydrofolate dehydrogenase produces the protein MSDKRKILIQLDGDQQASVFDRVVAIDAGVDELFSYGQVTREQVQNMVHGCIFTRGPKDLARTAIFIGGSDVAQAETLLAEAKQHLLPQFGLSVSIMLDPNGSNTTAAAAVRSATRHLDLPQTTALVMGAGAVGVRAALLLAQAGAVVQVANRRLSKAEDAVKHVLEKVPSAEVSAVPLEEAPLNEAVNRAALVIAAGPAGKQILDARLWQASSTIKVMIDLNAVPPTGIEGVEVMDAGVSRNKVTCYGALGVGGLKMKLHKAAIAQLFTSNKLILDTEAIYALSASL